A DNA window from Amphiprion ocellaris isolate individual 3 ecotype Okinawa chromosome 8, ASM2253959v1, whole genome shotgun sequence contains the following coding sequences:
- the asb14b gene encoding dynein axonemal heavy chain 12, whose translation MSTEAVDDFYQSEDDLDEDEATQYIIEQSLIQYRKLKGLNPSDLKPSEDPDEIFKAIKEGDEGALNRLAEQPEYFSRVDERGWIPLHEAAVQENKSILEIIFSASPPGAAECRTVKGETPLFLAVVHGLRENATFLLQNGCSPDIQNDEQDSPLVAAILNDQYDLATLLLRYHAKIDQTGPLNRTALHESAFLGLENFVYLLLESGADPNACDIKKKTPLALAAQNGHLSVVEVLLQKGAHVWCESETGTVLFDAAASGNPDIISLLLDHGADPNLPLYSGHLPIHRVAYHGHRLALEHLIPVTSMHAVKESGMSPLHSAAAGGHAQCVELLIKAGYDPNFMLHPKVRRSYDDERRSALFFAVSNNDLQCTRLLLEAGAMVNQDPVNCLQVALRQGNYEMINTLLKFGANVNYYSRVNTTHFPSALQYALKDEVMLRMILNHGYDVKRCFDCPYGDNSHDYAPWTTAVIKDMVFCEVITVSWLKHISAQVVRIMLDYTDHVSFCTKLKDTLQEEKQWPEICQLQRNARSLKHLCRLRIREHLSRLRLRAPVFINFLPLPPRLKDYLRYKEFDVYSRGSLVTP comes from the exons ATGAGCACAGAAGCAGTAGATGACTTTTATCAGTCGGAGGATGACCTGGATGAAGATGAGGCGACGCAATATATAATTGAGCAAAGTCTGATCCAATATAGAAAACTCAAAGGATTGAATCCAAG TGATCTGAAACCCAGTGAAGATCCGGATGAGATTTTTAAAGCAATCAAGGAGG GTGATGAAGGTGCACTGAACAGACTTGCAGAGCAACCGGAGTATTTCTCCAGAGTTGATGAACGAGGATGGATCCCTCTGCATGAAGCTGCAGTGCAGGAGAACAAAAGTATACTAGAGATTATTTTCTCAG CATCACCTCCGGGTGCAGCCGAGTGTCGTACTGTAAAGGGTGAGACGCCACTATTTCTGGCTGTGGTCCATGGACTCAGAGAGAACGCCACATTCCTGTTACAGAATGGTTGTAGCCCAGATATCCAAAACGATGAGCAGGATTCTCCATTAGTGGCAG CGATTCTGAATGACCAGTATGACTTGGCCACGCTACTGCTTCGTTACCACGCCAAAATAGACCAAACAGGCCCACTAAACAGGACAGCTCTACATGAGTCTGCCTTCTTAGGTTTGGAGAACTTTGTCTATCTGCTCCTGGAGTCTGGTGCCGATCCAAACGCATGTGACATTAAGAAGAAAACTCCACTGGCTCTGGCTGCACAGAATGGACATCTCAGTGTGGTGGAAGTTCTGTTACAGAAAG GAGCCCATGTGTGGTGTGAATCGGAGACAGGTACTGTTTTGTTTGACGCAGCAGCATCAGGAAACCCTGACATaatctctctgctgctggaccACGGAGCAGATCCCAACCTTCCTCTTTACAGTGGACACCTGCCAATTCATCGTGTGGCATACCACGGACACAGACT GGCACTGGAGCACCTCATCCCGGTGACCTCGATGCACGCTGTAAAAGAAAGTGGGATGAGTCCGCTTCATTCTGCAGCTGCCGGGGGACATGCTCAGTGTGTGGAGTTACTGATCAAAGCTGGCTATGACCCAAACTTTATGCTGCACCCAAAGGTGCGCCGCAGCTATGATGATGAGCGTAGGTCTGCCCTCTTTTTTGCAGTGTCCAACAATGATCTTCAGTGCACCCGCTTGCTGTTAGAGGCTGGGGCAATGGTGAACCAGGACCCTGTCAACTGTCTACAGGTGGCTCTTAGACAGGGAAACTATGAAATGATCAACACCTTGCTGAAGTTTGGGGCAAATGTCAACTACTACTCCCGCGTCAACACCACTCACTTCCCCTCGGCGCTGCAGTATGCTTTGAAGGACGAGGTCATGCTGAGAATGATCCTGAACCATGGATATGATGTTAAGCGCTGCTTTGACTGCCCTTATGGTGACAATTCCCATGACTATGCTCCTTGGACGACTGCAGTCATCAAAGACATGGTG TTCTGTGAGGTGATAACAGTGTCCTGGCTAAAGCACATATCGGCCCAGGTGGTTCGCATCATGCTTGACTACACTGACCACGTCTCCTTCTGCACCAAACTTAAAGACACTTTGCAGGAGGAGAAGCAGTGGCCGGAGATCTGTCAACTTCAAA GAAATGCACGGAGCCTGAAGCACCTGTGTCGTTTGCGGATAAGGGAACATCTCAGCCGTCTGCGGTTGAGAGCCCCAGTTTTTATCAacttccttcctcttcctcccaggCTGAAAGATTACCTACGCTACAAGGAGTTTGATGTTTACAGCAGAGGCAGCTTGGTTACCCCCTGA